A segment of the Leptolyngbya sp. NIES-3755 genome:
CCATAATCAGAATTCGCATACGGAGAGCGCTCTTTACGCAACAATCTTTCATCTTAGAGCGAACCCGTCCCCACACAAGAAGATATCTCTTGAGGTCACTAGCAGTCTGGGCAGCAGATTTAGTACGGTGAATGCAGATTTGTCAAAAGAATTATGATCGACGGAATTTCACACCCTACGATTCTGCAATATTTTGAAACGCTGAATGCTGGAGACTTCGATGCGACCAGTGAGTTATTTGCGATCGACGGTGCAATGCAGCCTCCGTTCGAGAAACCGATCACAGGACGAGATGCGATCGCAACCTATTTGAAAAAAGAAGCGCCCGGTTTAACTGCAA
Coding sequences within it:
- a CDS encoding hypothetical protein (hypothetical protein N9414_22253;~similar to AA sequence:cyanobase_aa:LBDG_03760), with product MIDGISHPTILQYFETLNAGDFDATSELFAIDGAMQPPFEKPITGRDAIATYLKKEAPGLTAIPQAGIITEQDYQITGKVQMPMFGVNVTWYFVLDQNNEITFTRIKLNASPQELAKLRQ